A single genomic interval of Falco cherrug isolate bFalChe1 chromosome 8, bFalChe1.pri, whole genome shotgun sequence harbors:
- the GLB1L gene encoding beta-galactosidase-1-like protein isoform X2 produces the protein MVVSTSPFVPYPGLAELPARMGLPALALLLASGLLHTQASSPARSFQLDYEENCFRKDGAPFRYISGSIHYARVPRPAWRDRLLKMYMSGLSAVQVYVPWNYHEPLPGVYDFAGDRDVEAFLDLTAELGLLVILRPGPYICAEWEMGGLPAWLLWKPDIVLRSSDPDYLAAVDSWLHVLLPKIKPRLYQHGGNIISVQVENEYGSYYACDYGYLRHLLGSFRALLGSEVLLFTTDSIQAEELRCGTLQGLYATIDFGPDSNVTEAFGAQRRVEPRGPLVNSEYYTGWLDYWGEAHASTSSASVARGLEDMLQLGANVNMAWAGLGLWLQQGGSGAWRAPTGSVEVVTELFGVSCRYMFHGGTNFVYWSGADFKDQYKPVTTSYDYDAPLSEAGDPTEKLFAIRTVISKFQSLPVGPMPPATLKYAYGWVALRKYADLLDLLDVLCPSGPIQSQFPLTFEAIKQAHGFVLYRTQLPWDVLDPAVLGTPPHHVCDRGYVMLQKEYRGTLERDGQTTLCVTGRAGETLDVLLENMGRISFGANVSDFKGFLGNLSLDSSPLSNWLIYPLAIDTAVQQGWPHTAPPQSSSGGRAGPAFYTGTFETPGIAWDTFVKFPGWSKGQLWINGFNLGRYWPRRGPQQTLFVPGSVLHVGRPNNITVLELEGAPSTPLLLFLDRPLFNRTLSHGTAATE, from the exons ATGGTGGTGTCCACGTCTCCCTTTGTCCCCTATCCTGGGCTTGCTGAGCTCCCAGCGAGGATGGGACTGCCAGctcttgccctgctgctggcatcgGGGCTGCTGCACACGCAG GCCTCCTCTCCGGCACGCTCCTTCCAGCTGGATTATGAGGAGAACTGCTTTCGCAAGGATGGTGCCCCTTTCCGCTACATCTCAGGCAGCATCCACTATGCCCGTGTCCCACGCCCTGCCTGGAGGGACCGGCTCCTCAAGATGTACATGAGTGGGCTTAGCGCTGTGCAGGT CTATGTCCCCTGGAACTACCATGAGCCACTGCCAGGGGTTTATGACTTTGCTGGGGACCGGGATGTGGAAGCCTTCCTCGACTTGACAGCTGAGCTGGGGCTTCTGGTGATCCTGCGGCCAGGGCCCTACATCTGTGCAGAGTGGGAGATG GGtggcctgcctgcctggctgctgtggaAACCAGACATTGTCCTGCGCTCCTCTGACCCTG ACTACCTGGCAGCCGTGGACTCCTGGCTCCATGTCCTGCTACCCAAGATCAAGCCACGCCTGTACCAGCATGGAGGGAACATCATCAGTGTGCAG GTGGAGAATGAATATGGGAGCTACTATGCCTGTGACTATGGGTACCTGCGGCACCTGCTGGGCTCCTTTCGCGCACTGCTGGGGAGTGAGGTGCTGCTCTTCACCACCGACAGCATACAGGCCGAGGAGCTGCGCTGTGGCACGCTGCAGGGGCTCTATGCCACCATCGACTTTGGGCCAG ACTCCAATGTGACAGAGGCGTTTGGTGCCCAGCGCCGGGTGGAGCCGAGGGGGCCCCTG GTGAACTCCGAGTACTACACGGGCTGGCTGGACTACTGGGGAGAGGCGCATGCCAGCACCAGCTCGGCTAGTGTGGCCCGGGGGCTGGAGGACATGTTGCAGCTGGGAGCCAATGTCAACAT GGcttgggcagggctgggactgtggctgcagcagggagggagcggTGCCTGGAGAGCACCCACAGGGTCCGTGGAGGTGGTGACAGAGCTCTTTGGGGTGTCCTGCAGGTACATGTTCCATGGGGGAACGAACTTTGTCTACTGGAGTG GTGCTGACTTCAAGGACCAGTACAAACCAGTGACCACCAGCTACGACTATGATGCCCCCCTCTCAGAGGCGGGAGACCCCACCGAGAAGCTGTTTGCCATCCGCACAGTCATCAGCAAG TTCCAGTCCCTGCCAGTTGGTCCGATGCCACCTGCCACCCTGAAGTACGCCTACGGCTGGGTGGCTCTGCGGAAG TATGCCGACCTCCTGGATCTCTTGGATGTGCTGTGCCCCTCCGGGCCCATTCAGAGCCAGTTCCCCCTCACCTTTGAGGCTATAAAGCAG GCCCATGGCTTCGTGCTGTACCGCACACAGCTGCCCTGGGACGTCCTGgacccagctgtgctgggcactcCTCCGCACCACGTCTGCGACCGTGGCTATGTGATGCTGCAGAAg gagtACCGGGGGACGCTGGAGCGGGATGGGCAGACAACACTGTGTGtgacaggcagagctggggaaaccCTGGATGTGCTCCTGGAGAACATGGGCAGGATCAGCTTCGGGGCCAACGTCAGTGACTTCAAG GGCTTCCTGGGGAACCTCTCCTTGGACTCCAGCCCTCTCAGCAACTGGCTGATCTATCCCCTGGCCATAGACACTGCCGTCCAGCAGGGCTGGCCACACACTGCTCCACCACAATCAAGCAgtgggggcagagcagggccagCCTTCTATACTGGGACCTTTGAGACCCCTGGCATCGCCTGGGACACCTTCGTGAAGTTCCCAGGTTGGAGCAAG GGCCAGCTGTGGATAAATGGCTTCAACCTGGGCCGGTACTGGCCCCGCCGTGGGCCACAGCAGACCCTCTTCGTGCCCGGCTCGGTGCTGCACGTTGGCCGCCCCAACAACATCAcagtgctggagctggaagGGGCACCCTCCACCCCTCTCCTGCTCTTCCTTGACCGACCCCTTTTCAACAGGACCCTCAGCCACGGCACTGCAGCCACAGAATAA
- the GLB1L gene encoding beta-galactosidase-1-like protein isoform X5, with protein sequence MGGLPAWLLWKPDIVLRSSDPDYLAAVDSWLHVLLPKIKPRLYQHGGNIISVQPLPCSQVENEYGSYYACDYGYLRHLLGSFRALLGSEVLLFTTDSIQAEELRCGTLQGLYATIDFGPDSNVTEAFGAQRRVEPRGPLVNSEYYTGWLDYWGEAHASTSSASVARGLEDMLQLGANVNMAWAGLGLWLQQGGSGAWRAPTGSVEVVTELFGVSCRYMFHGGTNFVYWSGADFKDQYKPVTTSYDYDAPLSEAGDPTEKLFAIRTVISKFQSLPVGPMPPATLKYAYGWVALRKYADLLDLLDVLCPSGPIQSQFPLTFEAIKQAHGFVLYRTQLPWDVLDPAVLGTPPHHVCDRGYVMLQKEYRGTLERDGQTTLCVTGRAGETLDVLLENMGRISFGANVSDFKGFLGNLSLDSSPLSNWLIYPLAIDTAVQQGWPHTAPPQSSSGGRAGPAFYTGTFETPGIAWDTFVKFPGWSKGQLWINGFNLGRYWPRRGPQQTLFVPGSVLHVGRPNNITVLELEGAPSTPLLLFLDRPLFNRTLSHGTAATE encoded by the exons ATG GGtggcctgcctgcctggctgctgtggaAACCAGACATTGTCCTGCGCTCCTCTGACCCTG ACTACCTGGCAGCCGTGGACTCCTGGCTCCATGTCCTGCTACCCAAGATCAAGCCACGCCTGTACCAGCATGGAGGGAACATCATCAGTGTGCAG cccctgccctgctcacagGTGGAGAATGAATATGGGAGCTACTATGCCTGTGACTATGGGTACCTGCGGCACCTGCTGGGCTCCTTTCGCGCACTGCTGGGGAGTGAGGTGCTGCTCTTCACCACCGACAGCATACAGGCCGAGGAGCTGCGCTGTGGCACGCTGCAGGGGCTCTATGCCACCATCGACTTTGGGCCAG ACTCCAATGTGACAGAGGCGTTTGGTGCCCAGCGCCGGGTGGAGCCGAGGGGGCCCCTG GTGAACTCCGAGTACTACACGGGCTGGCTGGACTACTGGGGAGAGGCGCATGCCAGCACCAGCTCGGCTAGTGTGGCCCGGGGGCTGGAGGACATGTTGCAGCTGGGAGCCAATGTCAACAT GGcttgggcagggctgggactgtggctgcagcagggagggagcggTGCCTGGAGAGCACCCACAGGGTCCGTGGAGGTGGTGACAGAGCTCTTTGGGGTGTCCTGCAGGTACATGTTCCATGGGGGAACGAACTTTGTCTACTGGAGTG GTGCTGACTTCAAGGACCAGTACAAACCAGTGACCACCAGCTACGACTATGATGCCCCCCTCTCAGAGGCGGGAGACCCCACCGAGAAGCTGTTTGCCATCCGCACAGTCATCAGCAAG TTCCAGTCCCTGCCAGTTGGTCCGATGCCACCTGCCACCCTGAAGTACGCCTACGGCTGGGTGGCTCTGCGGAAG TATGCCGACCTCCTGGATCTCTTGGATGTGCTGTGCCCCTCCGGGCCCATTCAGAGCCAGTTCCCCCTCACCTTTGAGGCTATAAAGCAG GCCCATGGCTTCGTGCTGTACCGCACACAGCTGCCCTGGGACGTCCTGgacccagctgtgctgggcactcCTCCGCACCACGTCTGCGACCGTGGCTATGTGATGCTGCAGAAg gagtACCGGGGGACGCTGGAGCGGGATGGGCAGACAACACTGTGTGtgacaggcagagctggggaaaccCTGGATGTGCTCCTGGAGAACATGGGCAGGATCAGCTTCGGGGCCAACGTCAGTGACTTCAAG GGCTTCCTGGGGAACCTCTCCTTGGACTCCAGCCCTCTCAGCAACTGGCTGATCTATCCCCTGGCCATAGACACTGCCGTCCAGCAGGGCTGGCCACACACTGCTCCACCACAATCAAGCAgtgggggcagagcagggccagCCTTCTATACTGGGACCTTTGAGACCCCTGGCATCGCCTGGGACACCTTCGTGAAGTTCCCAGGTTGGAGCAAG GGCCAGCTGTGGATAAATGGCTTCAACCTGGGCCGGTACTGGCCCCGCCGTGGGCCACAGCAGACCCTCTTCGTGCCCGGCTCGGTGCTGCACGTTGGCCGCCCCAACAACATCAcagtgctggagctggaagGGGCACCCTCCACCCCTCTCCTGCTCTTCCTTGACCGACCCCTTTTCAACAGGACCCTCAGCCACGGCACTGCAGCCACAGAATAA
- the STK16 gene encoding serine/threonine-protein kinase 16: MGQALCVCSRGTVSLGGARYLLLHRLAEGGFSYVDLVEGLRDGRFYALKRILCHDKEDRQAALHEVEMHGLFDHPNILRLVAHCMVEKGAKHEAWLLLPYVKGGTLWSEVEALREKGTFMPEQRILLILHGICRGLQAIHSKGYAHRDLKPTNVLLDEHDQPVLMDLGSMNRARIEVNSSREAMAVQDWAAQRCTISYRAPELFMVPSQCIIDERTDIWSLGCVLYCMMFGEGPYDAIFQKGDSVALAVQNPITMPPTSRYSPGLQRLLSSMMTVNPQERPSINDVLHQLEGLQPAPAGQDTTQI, translated from the exons ATGGGGCAGGCGCTGTGCGTCTGCTCCCGCGGCACCGTCAGCCTGGGGGGCGCGCGGTACCTGCTGCTCCACCGGCTGGCAGAGGG GGGCTTCAGCTATGTGGACCTGGTGGAGGGGCTGCGGGACGGGCGCTTCTATGCCCTGAAGCGTATCCTGTGCCACGACAAGGAGGACCGTCAGGCTGCCCTGCACGAGGTAGAGATGCATGGCCTCTTCGACCACCCCAACATCCTGCGCCTGGTGGCCCACTGCATGGTGGAGAAGGGTGCCAAGCATGAAGCCTGGCTCCTCCTGCCCTATGTGAAG GGGGGGACCCTGTGGAGCGAGGTGGAAGCACTGCGAGAGAAAGGGACTTTCATGCCAGAGCAGCGGATCCTCCTCATCCTCCATGGCATCTGCCGTGGGCTGCAAGCCATCCACAGCAAGGGCTATGCACACAG GGACCTCAAGCCCACGAACGTGCTACTGGATGAGCATGACCAGCCTGTACTGATGGACCTGGGCTCCATGAACCGAGCTCGCATCGAAGTCAACAGCTCTCGGGAGGCCATGGCCGTGCAG GACTGGGCTGCCCAGCGCTGCACCATCTCCTACCGTGCCCCTGAGCTCTTCATGGTGCCGAGCCAGTGCATCATAGATGAACGCACAGATATCTGG TCCTTAGGCTGTGTGCTGTACTGCATGATGTTTGGGGAAGGCCCCTATGATGCCATCTTCCAGAAAGGCGACAGCGTGGCTCTGGCAGTGCAGAACCCCATCACCATGCCCCCCACAAgcag GTACTCGCCTGGCTTGCAGCGCCTGCTCTCCTCCATGATGACTGTGAACCCCCAGGAGCGACCAAGTATAAATGATGTCCTCCACCagctggaggggctgcagccagcgcCGGCGGGACAGGACACCACGCAGATCTga
- the GLB1L gene encoding beta-galactosidase-1-like protein isoform X1 — translation MVVSTSPFVPYPGLAELPARMGLPALALLLASGLLHTQASSPARSFQLDYEENCFRKDGAPFRYISGSIHYARVPRPAWRDRLLKMYMSGLSAVQVYVPWNYHEPLPGVYDFAGDRDVEAFLDLTAELGLLVILRPGPYICAEWEMGGLPAWLLWKPDIVLRSSDPDYLAAVDSWLHVLLPKIKPRLYQHGGNIISVQPLPCSQVENEYGSYYACDYGYLRHLLGSFRALLGSEVLLFTTDSIQAEELRCGTLQGLYATIDFGPDSNVTEAFGAQRRVEPRGPLVNSEYYTGWLDYWGEAHASTSSASVARGLEDMLQLGANVNMAWAGLGLWLQQGGSGAWRAPTGSVEVVTELFGVSCRYMFHGGTNFVYWSGADFKDQYKPVTTSYDYDAPLSEAGDPTEKLFAIRTVISKFQSLPVGPMPPATLKYAYGWVALRKYADLLDLLDVLCPSGPIQSQFPLTFEAIKQAHGFVLYRTQLPWDVLDPAVLGTPPHHVCDRGYVMLQKEYRGTLERDGQTTLCVTGRAGETLDVLLENMGRISFGANVSDFKGFLGNLSLDSSPLSNWLIYPLAIDTAVQQGWPHTAPPQSSSGGRAGPAFYTGTFETPGIAWDTFVKFPGWSKGQLWINGFNLGRYWPRRGPQQTLFVPGSVLHVGRPNNITVLELEGAPSTPLLLFLDRPLFNRTLSHGTAATE, via the exons ATGGTGGTGTCCACGTCTCCCTTTGTCCCCTATCCTGGGCTTGCTGAGCTCCCAGCGAGGATGGGACTGCCAGctcttgccctgctgctggcatcgGGGCTGCTGCACACGCAG GCCTCCTCTCCGGCACGCTCCTTCCAGCTGGATTATGAGGAGAACTGCTTTCGCAAGGATGGTGCCCCTTTCCGCTACATCTCAGGCAGCATCCACTATGCCCGTGTCCCACGCCCTGCCTGGAGGGACCGGCTCCTCAAGATGTACATGAGTGGGCTTAGCGCTGTGCAGGT CTATGTCCCCTGGAACTACCATGAGCCACTGCCAGGGGTTTATGACTTTGCTGGGGACCGGGATGTGGAAGCCTTCCTCGACTTGACAGCTGAGCTGGGGCTTCTGGTGATCCTGCGGCCAGGGCCCTACATCTGTGCAGAGTGGGAGATG GGtggcctgcctgcctggctgctgtggaAACCAGACATTGTCCTGCGCTCCTCTGACCCTG ACTACCTGGCAGCCGTGGACTCCTGGCTCCATGTCCTGCTACCCAAGATCAAGCCACGCCTGTACCAGCATGGAGGGAACATCATCAGTGTGCAG cccctgccctgctcacagGTGGAGAATGAATATGGGAGCTACTATGCCTGTGACTATGGGTACCTGCGGCACCTGCTGGGCTCCTTTCGCGCACTGCTGGGGAGTGAGGTGCTGCTCTTCACCACCGACAGCATACAGGCCGAGGAGCTGCGCTGTGGCACGCTGCAGGGGCTCTATGCCACCATCGACTTTGGGCCAG ACTCCAATGTGACAGAGGCGTTTGGTGCCCAGCGCCGGGTGGAGCCGAGGGGGCCCCTG GTGAACTCCGAGTACTACACGGGCTGGCTGGACTACTGGGGAGAGGCGCATGCCAGCACCAGCTCGGCTAGTGTGGCCCGGGGGCTGGAGGACATGTTGCAGCTGGGAGCCAATGTCAACAT GGcttgggcagggctgggactgtggctgcagcagggagggagcggTGCCTGGAGAGCACCCACAGGGTCCGTGGAGGTGGTGACAGAGCTCTTTGGGGTGTCCTGCAGGTACATGTTCCATGGGGGAACGAACTTTGTCTACTGGAGTG GTGCTGACTTCAAGGACCAGTACAAACCAGTGACCACCAGCTACGACTATGATGCCCCCCTCTCAGAGGCGGGAGACCCCACCGAGAAGCTGTTTGCCATCCGCACAGTCATCAGCAAG TTCCAGTCCCTGCCAGTTGGTCCGATGCCACCTGCCACCCTGAAGTACGCCTACGGCTGGGTGGCTCTGCGGAAG TATGCCGACCTCCTGGATCTCTTGGATGTGCTGTGCCCCTCCGGGCCCATTCAGAGCCAGTTCCCCCTCACCTTTGAGGCTATAAAGCAG GCCCATGGCTTCGTGCTGTACCGCACACAGCTGCCCTGGGACGTCCTGgacccagctgtgctgggcactcCTCCGCACCACGTCTGCGACCGTGGCTATGTGATGCTGCAGAAg gagtACCGGGGGACGCTGGAGCGGGATGGGCAGACAACACTGTGTGtgacaggcagagctggggaaaccCTGGATGTGCTCCTGGAGAACATGGGCAGGATCAGCTTCGGGGCCAACGTCAGTGACTTCAAG GGCTTCCTGGGGAACCTCTCCTTGGACTCCAGCCCTCTCAGCAACTGGCTGATCTATCCCCTGGCCATAGACACTGCCGTCCAGCAGGGCTGGCCACACACTGCTCCACCACAATCAAGCAgtgggggcagagcagggccagCCTTCTATACTGGGACCTTTGAGACCCCTGGCATCGCCTGGGACACCTTCGTGAAGTTCCCAGGTTGGAGCAAG GGCCAGCTGTGGATAAATGGCTTCAACCTGGGCCGGTACTGGCCCCGCCGTGGGCCACAGCAGACCCTCTTCGTGCCCGGCTCGGTGCTGCACGTTGGCCGCCCCAACAACATCAcagtgctggagctggaagGGGCACCCTCCACCCCTCTCCTGCTCTTCCTTGACCGACCCCTTTTCAACAGGACCCTCAGCCACGGCACTGCAGCCACAGAATAA
- the GLB1L gene encoding beta-galactosidase-1-like protein isoform X3: MVVSTSPFVPYPGLAELPARMGLPALALLLASGLLHTQASSPARSFQLDYEENCFRKDGAPFRYISGSIHYARVPRPAWRDRLLKMYMSGLSAVQVYVPWNYHEPLPGVYDFAGDRDVEAFLDLTAELGLLVILRPGPYICAEWEMGGLPAWLLWKPDIVLRSSDPDYLAAVDSWLHVLLPKIKPRLYQHGGNIISVQPLPCSQVENEYGSYYACDYGYLRHLLGSFRALLGSEVLLFTTDSIQAEELRCGTLQGLYATIDFGPDSNVTEAFGAQRRVEPRGPLVNSEYYTGWLDYWGEAHASTSSASVARGLEDMLQLGANVNMYMFHGGTNFVYWSGADFKDQYKPVTTSYDYDAPLSEAGDPTEKLFAIRTVISKFQSLPVGPMPPATLKYAYGWVALRKYADLLDLLDVLCPSGPIQSQFPLTFEAIKQAHGFVLYRTQLPWDVLDPAVLGTPPHHVCDRGYVMLQKEYRGTLERDGQTTLCVTGRAGETLDVLLENMGRISFGANVSDFKGFLGNLSLDSSPLSNWLIYPLAIDTAVQQGWPHTAPPQSSSGGRAGPAFYTGTFETPGIAWDTFVKFPGWSKGQLWINGFNLGRYWPRRGPQQTLFVPGSVLHVGRPNNITVLELEGAPSTPLLLFLDRPLFNRTLSHGTAATE; encoded by the exons ATGGTGGTGTCCACGTCTCCCTTTGTCCCCTATCCTGGGCTTGCTGAGCTCCCAGCGAGGATGGGACTGCCAGctcttgccctgctgctggcatcgGGGCTGCTGCACACGCAG GCCTCCTCTCCGGCACGCTCCTTCCAGCTGGATTATGAGGAGAACTGCTTTCGCAAGGATGGTGCCCCTTTCCGCTACATCTCAGGCAGCATCCACTATGCCCGTGTCCCACGCCCTGCCTGGAGGGACCGGCTCCTCAAGATGTACATGAGTGGGCTTAGCGCTGTGCAGGT CTATGTCCCCTGGAACTACCATGAGCCACTGCCAGGGGTTTATGACTTTGCTGGGGACCGGGATGTGGAAGCCTTCCTCGACTTGACAGCTGAGCTGGGGCTTCTGGTGATCCTGCGGCCAGGGCCCTACATCTGTGCAGAGTGGGAGATG GGtggcctgcctgcctggctgctgtggaAACCAGACATTGTCCTGCGCTCCTCTGACCCTG ACTACCTGGCAGCCGTGGACTCCTGGCTCCATGTCCTGCTACCCAAGATCAAGCCACGCCTGTACCAGCATGGAGGGAACATCATCAGTGTGCAG cccctgccctgctcacagGTGGAGAATGAATATGGGAGCTACTATGCCTGTGACTATGGGTACCTGCGGCACCTGCTGGGCTCCTTTCGCGCACTGCTGGGGAGTGAGGTGCTGCTCTTCACCACCGACAGCATACAGGCCGAGGAGCTGCGCTGTGGCACGCTGCAGGGGCTCTATGCCACCATCGACTTTGGGCCAG ACTCCAATGTGACAGAGGCGTTTGGTGCCCAGCGCCGGGTGGAGCCGAGGGGGCCCCTG GTGAACTCCGAGTACTACACGGGCTGGCTGGACTACTGGGGAGAGGCGCATGCCAGCACCAGCTCGGCTAGTGTGGCCCGGGGGCTGGAGGACATGTTGCAGCTGGGAGCCAATGTCAACAT GTACATGTTCCATGGGGGAACGAACTTTGTCTACTGGAGTG GTGCTGACTTCAAGGACCAGTACAAACCAGTGACCACCAGCTACGACTATGATGCCCCCCTCTCAGAGGCGGGAGACCCCACCGAGAAGCTGTTTGCCATCCGCACAGTCATCAGCAAG TTCCAGTCCCTGCCAGTTGGTCCGATGCCACCTGCCACCCTGAAGTACGCCTACGGCTGGGTGGCTCTGCGGAAG TATGCCGACCTCCTGGATCTCTTGGATGTGCTGTGCCCCTCCGGGCCCATTCAGAGCCAGTTCCCCCTCACCTTTGAGGCTATAAAGCAG GCCCATGGCTTCGTGCTGTACCGCACACAGCTGCCCTGGGACGTCCTGgacccagctgtgctgggcactcCTCCGCACCACGTCTGCGACCGTGGCTATGTGATGCTGCAGAAg gagtACCGGGGGACGCTGGAGCGGGATGGGCAGACAACACTGTGTGtgacaggcagagctggggaaaccCTGGATGTGCTCCTGGAGAACATGGGCAGGATCAGCTTCGGGGCCAACGTCAGTGACTTCAAG GGCTTCCTGGGGAACCTCTCCTTGGACTCCAGCCCTCTCAGCAACTGGCTGATCTATCCCCTGGCCATAGACACTGCCGTCCAGCAGGGCTGGCCACACACTGCTCCACCACAATCAAGCAgtgggggcagagcagggccagCCTTCTATACTGGGACCTTTGAGACCCCTGGCATCGCCTGGGACACCTTCGTGAAGTTCCCAGGTTGGAGCAAG GGCCAGCTGTGGATAAATGGCTTCAACCTGGGCCGGTACTGGCCCCGCCGTGGGCCACAGCAGACCCTCTTCGTGCCCGGCTCGGTGCTGCACGTTGGCCGCCCCAACAACATCAcagtgctggagctggaagGGGCACCCTCCACCCCTCTCCTGCTCTTCCTTGACCGACCCCTTTTCAACAGGACCCTCAGCCACGGCACTGCAGCCACAGAATAA
- the GLB1L gene encoding beta-galactosidase-1-like protein isoform X4 has protein sequence MVVSTSPFVPYPGLAELPARMGLPALALLLASGLLHTQASSPARSFQLDYEENCFRKDGAPFRYISGSIHYARVPRPAWRDRLLKMYMSGLSAVQVYVPWNYHEPLPGVYDFAGDRDVEAFLDLTAELGLLVILRPGPYICAEWEMGGLPAWLLWKPDIVLRSSDPDYLAAVDSWLHVLLPKIKPRLYQHGGNIISVQVENEYGSYYACDYGYLRHLLGSFRALLGSEVLLFTTDSIQAEELRCGTLQGLYATIDFGPDSNVTEAFGAQRRVEPRGPLVNSEYYTGWLDYWGEAHASTSSASVARGLEDMLQLGANVNMYMFHGGTNFVYWSGADFKDQYKPVTTSYDYDAPLSEAGDPTEKLFAIRTVISKFQSLPVGPMPPATLKYAYGWVALRKYADLLDLLDVLCPSGPIQSQFPLTFEAIKQAHGFVLYRTQLPWDVLDPAVLGTPPHHVCDRGYVMLQKEYRGTLERDGQTTLCVTGRAGETLDVLLENMGRISFGANVSDFKGFLGNLSLDSSPLSNWLIYPLAIDTAVQQGWPHTAPPQSSSGGRAGPAFYTGTFETPGIAWDTFVKFPGWSKGQLWINGFNLGRYWPRRGPQQTLFVPGSVLHVGRPNNITVLELEGAPSTPLLLFLDRPLFNRTLSHGTAATE, from the exons ATGGTGGTGTCCACGTCTCCCTTTGTCCCCTATCCTGGGCTTGCTGAGCTCCCAGCGAGGATGGGACTGCCAGctcttgccctgctgctggcatcgGGGCTGCTGCACACGCAG GCCTCCTCTCCGGCACGCTCCTTCCAGCTGGATTATGAGGAGAACTGCTTTCGCAAGGATGGTGCCCCTTTCCGCTACATCTCAGGCAGCATCCACTATGCCCGTGTCCCACGCCCTGCCTGGAGGGACCGGCTCCTCAAGATGTACATGAGTGGGCTTAGCGCTGTGCAGGT CTATGTCCCCTGGAACTACCATGAGCCACTGCCAGGGGTTTATGACTTTGCTGGGGACCGGGATGTGGAAGCCTTCCTCGACTTGACAGCTGAGCTGGGGCTTCTGGTGATCCTGCGGCCAGGGCCCTACATCTGTGCAGAGTGGGAGATG GGtggcctgcctgcctggctgctgtggaAACCAGACATTGTCCTGCGCTCCTCTGACCCTG ACTACCTGGCAGCCGTGGACTCCTGGCTCCATGTCCTGCTACCCAAGATCAAGCCACGCCTGTACCAGCATGGAGGGAACATCATCAGTGTGCAG GTGGAGAATGAATATGGGAGCTACTATGCCTGTGACTATGGGTACCTGCGGCACCTGCTGGGCTCCTTTCGCGCACTGCTGGGGAGTGAGGTGCTGCTCTTCACCACCGACAGCATACAGGCCGAGGAGCTGCGCTGTGGCACGCTGCAGGGGCTCTATGCCACCATCGACTTTGGGCCAG ACTCCAATGTGACAGAGGCGTTTGGTGCCCAGCGCCGGGTGGAGCCGAGGGGGCCCCTG GTGAACTCCGAGTACTACACGGGCTGGCTGGACTACTGGGGAGAGGCGCATGCCAGCACCAGCTCGGCTAGTGTGGCCCGGGGGCTGGAGGACATGTTGCAGCTGGGAGCCAATGTCAACAT GTACATGTTCCATGGGGGAACGAACTTTGTCTACTGGAGTG GTGCTGACTTCAAGGACCAGTACAAACCAGTGACCACCAGCTACGACTATGATGCCCCCCTCTCAGAGGCGGGAGACCCCACCGAGAAGCTGTTTGCCATCCGCACAGTCATCAGCAAG TTCCAGTCCCTGCCAGTTGGTCCGATGCCACCTGCCACCCTGAAGTACGCCTACGGCTGGGTGGCTCTGCGGAAG TATGCCGACCTCCTGGATCTCTTGGATGTGCTGTGCCCCTCCGGGCCCATTCAGAGCCAGTTCCCCCTCACCTTTGAGGCTATAAAGCAG GCCCATGGCTTCGTGCTGTACCGCACACAGCTGCCCTGGGACGTCCTGgacccagctgtgctgggcactcCTCCGCACCACGTCTGCGACCGTGGCTATGTGATGCTGCAGAAg gagtACCGGGGGACGCTGGAGCGGGATGGGCAGACAACACTGTGTGtgacaggcagagctggggaaaccCTGGATGTGCTCCTGGAGAACATGGGCAGGATCAGCTTCGGGGCCAACGTCAGTGACTTCAAG GGCTTCCTGGGGAACCTCTCCTTGGACTCCAGCCCTCTCAGCAACTGGCTGATCTATCCCCTGGCCATAGACACTGCCGTCCAGCAGGGCTGGCCACACACTGCTCCACCACAATCAAGCAgtgggggcagagcagggccagCCTTCTATACTGGGACCTTTGAGACCCCTGGCATCGCCTGGGACACCTTCGTGAAGTTCCCAGGTTGGAGCAAG GGCCAGCTGTGGATAAATGGCTTCAACCTGGGCCGGTACTGGCCCCGCCGTGGGCCACAGCAGACCCTCTTCGTGCCCGGCTCGGTGCTGCACGTTGGCCGCCCCAACAACATCAcagtgctggagctggaagGGGCACCCTCCACCCCTCTCCTGCTCTTCCTTGACCGACCCCTTTTCAACAGGACCCTCAGCCACGGCACTGCAGCCACAGAATAA